One Aquarana catesbeiana isolate 2022-GZ linkage group LG11, ASM4218655v1, whole genome shotgun sequence genomic window carries:
- the UBXN1 gene encoding UBX domain-containing protein 1 — translation MSQCSTLESLLEMGFPQTRAEKAVSATGNQGIESAMDWLMEHEDDPDIDEPIGPTEPVEPIGPVEPVESVSKETPSEQAEQEMDTESEERQGLTEEQREKQTKRMMELIAQKQQEREDREKRERIEQEKQRRKQGQELIAIKQKLQEQEMQKAVEERRREKQEERLARERVREKIARDKAERARRYGGETSDPISPPAETPVQAPALSPSSPTQEPPTKKEYDQCRIQVRLLDGTALSQTFRAREQLAAVRLYVELNWPGGVEEPFNLLTSFPRRVFTEEDMEKPLQELGLVPSAVLIVAKK, via the exons GGAAAAGGCAGTGTCTGCCACGGGCAACCAAGGTATAGAGTCTGCAATGGACTG GCTGATGGAACATGAAGATGACCCCGACATAGATGAACCTATTGGACCCACTGAACCTGTTGAACCCATTGGACCTGTTGAACCCGTTGAATCTGTATCCAAAGAAACACCCAGCGAGCAAGCTGAACAAGAAATGGACACAGAGTCAG AAGAAAGACAAGGTTTAACTGAAGAGCAGAGGGAAAAACAGACAAAAAG GATGATGGAACTGATAGCCCAAAAGCAACAAGAACGTGAAGATCGAGAAAAACGAGAGCGTATTGAACAGGAGAAACAGAGGCGAAAACAGGGACAAGAGTTAATTGCAATCAAACAAAAACTTCAAGAGCAAGAGATGCAAAAAGCAGTGGAAGAGAGGAGGCGAGAAAAGCAAGAGGAGAGACTGGCCAG AGAGCGTGTCCGGGAAAAAATTGCAAGGGATAAAGCCGAGAGAGCCAGAAGG TATGGTGGAGAGACATCAGATCCAATATCCCCTCCAGCAGAGACACCTGTTCAAGCCCCCGCACTCTCCCCATCTTCTCCAACACAGGAGCCACCTACTAAGAAGGAGTATGATCAGTGTCGTATACAG GTCCGCCTTTTGGATGGCACTGCCCTATCACAAACATTTCGTGCACGAGAGCAGCTGGCTGCTGTCCGATTGTATGTGGAATTAAATTGGCCCGGTGGCGTAGAAGAACCTTTTAACCTTTTGACTAGCTTCCCACGAAGGGTGTTTACTGAAGAAGATATGGAAAAACCACTGCAGGAGCTTG GTTTGGTGCCTTCAGCTGTCTTAATTGTCGCTAAAAAGTAA